The segment GCCACGGCGCTGCGCGACAGCCTGATCCCTGCCGAGCCCGGCTGGCAGAAGGCGGTCGACCGCTGCCTTGGCTCGATGTCCTGGGCGGGCACCTGGGCCGCGATGCAGACGCTGATGCTGTCACGGGCGCGCGTCGCGGAACGGGTGGGATGATGCGCGCCGGGCGGTCCACCGGCGCCGGACATGCGCGCGGTGTCACGGCAGGCCGCGAACCGTCGAAGCGGGAATGATGCCGAATGCGGAAACCCCGCAGGCGGGGCCGGTGCCGGTGATCCTTGCCACGGACAGCAACGACCCGTCGGGCGTCGGCCACCACATGATCACGCTCGCCGCGCACCTCGGCCGGGCTTTCACCCCGCTTCTGGCCTTCGTCGCGGCACCCTCTGGCCGCGCTTTCGTGGCCCGCGCCCGGGCCGCCGGCCTTGCCGCCGACACGGTGGCCGAGGATGGCTGGCCCGACTGGCTGGCGCGTCGGCCCGGCCCCCTGCTGCACGTTCATGCGGGCATCGGGTGGGAAGGGCATCCGCTGATCGCAGCTGGACGGCGCGCGGGGATGACCGTGCTGCGCACCGAACATCTGCCCTGGCTGATCGACGATGCCGCGCAAAGGCAGGATTACGCCGCCATGCTGCGCGACGTGTCGCAGCTGATCGCGGTGTCACCGGGCTCGGCGCAGGGCTGGCTGGCGAAGATCGCCCGGATGCCGCATCAGGTGCCGCTGTCGGCGATTCCGAACGGGGTGGCCCAGCCGCACCCCCGCATCCCGGCCCCGGACCTGCGCCGGAACCTCGGGATCGCGGAAGGGGCGCCCCTTGTGCTGCACGTCGGGCGATTCACGGCACAAAAGGCACAGGCGGCGCTGGTGGCGGCCTTTGCAGCGGTGCAGCCCGCGCATCCCGCGGCGCGGCTGGTCATGGTTGGCGAAGGCCCGCTGCGCGCGGCGGTCGAGGCCGACATCGCGCGGCGCGCGCTGGCGGGCGTCACGCTGCTTGCGCCCCGCGACGACATCGCAAGCCTGATGCAGGCTGCCGACCTGTTCGTGCTGCCCTCGCTGTTCGAGGGGCTGCCGCTGGTTGCACTCGAGGCGATGGCGGCGGGGCTGCCGATCATTGCCACCCGCACCGAGGGGATTGTCGATGCGCTGGGGCCGGACCATCCGTTCCTGGTGCCGCCCGATGCGCCGGACGCGCTGGCCGCGTGCCTTGCCGCGCGCCTGGCCGACCCGGATGGCGCGCGTGAAGTGGCGCGGCACCAGAGCCGCCGTTTCCGGCAGGGCTTCACCGCCGACGCGATGGCACGGGCCACCGAAACCGCCTATCACCGCGCGCTTGCCGACCGGCGCGCCCGGCAAGGACCGCCTGCCATGCAAAGCCCGACGCGGATCGGTTTCATCGGCGCGGGGGGCATCGCCGCGCGTCATCTGGGCGTGCTGTCGGGCTTTTCCGACGTGGCCGTGACCGCCATCGCGGACCCCGATACCGCCTGCGCCGCGGCCCTCGCCGCGCCTTTCGGTGCCAGTGTCCACGACAGCGCCGCGGCGATGCTGCACGCGGTGACGCTGGACGCGCTGTTCATCTGCCTCCCGCCCGGTGCCCATGGCCCGGCCGAGCGTGCCGCCCTGGCTGCCGGCTTGCCGTTCTTCGTCGAAAAGCCGCTGTCGGCCGACCTTGCCACCGCCGAGGCGATTGCGGCAGAGGTGGCTTCGGCGGGGATCGTCACGGCGGTCGGCTATCACTGGCGCTATCTCGACACGGTCGATGCCGCCCGCCACGCGCTGCGCGGGCGCGTGCCGCAACTGATGCAGGGCTTCTGGCTGGACCGGACGCCGCCGCCCGCCTGGTGGGGCCGGGCTGCGCAGTCGGGCGGGCTGATGGTGGAACAGGCCACCCATCTGATCGACACGCTGCGCCTGCTGGGCGGCGGGGTAAGCGCGGTCTATGCGCAGGGCAACCACCTGCCGCGCGACCGGTTTCCCGGCCTGGGCGTGGCGACCGCCTGCACCGCCACGCTGACCTTCGCGTCTGGCGCGGTGGCGACCCTGTCTGCCACCTGCCTGCTGGAATGGCAGCACCGTGTCGGCCTGCACCTGTTCGCGGAAGGGCTGGCGATCGAGCTTTCGGAACACGGGGTGATGATCGACCACGGCGCGGGCCGTCACCCGCAACCGGCCGACGGCGACCCGGTCTGGCGCGCCGACCGCGATTTCA is part of the Paracoccaceae bacterium Fryx2 genome and harbors:
- a CDS encoding glycosyltransferase, with the protein product MPNAETPQAGPVPVILATDSNDPSGVGHHMITLAAHLGRAFTPLLAFVAAPSGRAFVARARAAGLAADTVAEDGWPDWLARRPGPLLHVHAGIGWEGHPLIAAGRRAGMTVLRTEHLPWLIDDAAQRQDYAAMLRDVSQLIAVSPGSAQGWLAKIARMPHQVPLSAIPNGVAQPHPRIPAPDLRRNLGIAEGAPLVLHVGRFTAQKAQAALVAAFAAVQPAHPAARLVMVGEGPLRAAVEADIARRALAGVTLLAPRDDIASLMQAADLFVLPSLFEGLPLVALEAMAAGLPIIATRTEGIVDALGPDHPFLVPPDAPDALAACLAARLADPDGAREVARHQSRRFRQGFTADAMARATETAYHRALADRRARQGPPAMQSPTRIGFIGAGGIAARHLGVLSGFSDVAVTAIADPDTACAAALAAPFGASVHDSAAAMLHAVTLDALFICLPPGAHGPAERAALAAGLPFFVEKPLSADLATAEAIAAEVASAGIVTAVGYHWRYLDTVDAARHALRGRVPQLMQGFWLDRTPPPAWWGRAAQSGGLMVEQATHLIDTLRLLGGGVSAVYAQGNHLPRDRFPGLGVATACTATLTFASGAVATLSATCLLEWQHRVGLHLFAEGLAIELSEHGVMIDHGAGRHPQPADGDPVWRADRDFIDAVRGRPNLIRTSYAEALETHRVALAISRSMQTGELERLTPTLPQPLPPVGRLRRPPALPDQHREVCSLGVEAPFRPGVFCYDEGPAGPGQVRLDLCFTGLSAGTELTFLKGTNPCLAASWDADACLFRTDAPAAEFPLRFMGYMEVARVIDSKAEGFAPGDIVATAFGHKTGHTATPGRDLLVPMPPQIDPILGIFVAQMGPIAANGILHADALAHPAGNAAFGAGVRGRRVAVWGGGTVGMLTALFARAAGAADVILAEPSAFRRGLAGRLGLQALDEDAALAHAKSWGQAGNRGADLVFQTRARSDSLHSALRALRPQGSVIDLAFYQGGLDGARLGEEFHHNGLRLICAQIGRVPPGFAAGWDRPRLCQETLALLAAQGPAIRDALITHVVPFDDAPGFLAHLVADRPEFLQIAFVLDT